In [Mycobacterium] stephanolepidis, the genomic window TACTACCCGCCGGGCGCGTACTGGGGAATGCCCGGGTACCCGCCCCTTGCCGCAGGGGCGGGCATCCCGGTTCGGCCTATCCCTTAACGGCGTTGACGGCCTTCACGAAGACATCCGATAGCTCGTTGCGGTCGACATCGCCCATGCCCGATACCGACACGGCGTGGTGGTCGTCGAGCTGAGCGGAGTAGGCGATCTGCACCATCTCCTTCTCCATACCGGGCGCGCTGATCTTGATGTTGGTGGACGTCCCGGTCGTCTTCACACCGTCGATGGCGGGGGCGTCGATCTTCTCGCCGGTACCTTCCGCCATGCCGGCGATCGACAGCGAGAACTTGTCGCATGCCCCGTTGGTGGTGTCGGCGGGGATCGGGCTGACCGTCTCCATCGCCGCGGCGATGATCATCGTCTTGGACATCGGGTCACCGTTGCCCTTGGCTCCGGTGACACCCTGCATGGACGTACCGGTCACCTGCGGGAAGGCGCCCAGCATCTTGTCGGCGCACTCCTGCGGGGTGAAGGTGGCCTTGTCGAAGATGCCCTTCATCTGATCGAGCATCGCCTGGGTCACGGTGGTCTTGGGCTGCACCTCGACGGTGTATCCGGCGGGGAACTGGTCCTTGATGGCGTCGATCTTGGCGATATCGAAGCTGCTCGCCGCTGCCGTGGAGGTGGTGGCGCTGCTGCTGGCCGAAGAGCCCGCGGACTCGTCCTTCTTGTCATTGCTCGAACAGCCCAGCATCAGCCCGCCAGCCAAGACCACGGTGCCGAAAACGGTCAGTGAACGATTCATGTCGGTAATTCCCCTCTGAGCAGTGCGTTTTCAGGAACCTGGAAGTAGATTCGTACATCGTGGCACTCGACGGCTCTGCGGAATCTGCCGAACTACCGCATGAATTTGACCACACGCACCCAGACGTGTCCGGGGGATGGTTGCGTGCGGCCACCTTCGGAGCGATGGACGGCCTGGTCACGAACACCGCGCTGGTTGCCGGCGTGGGTGCTAGCGGGCTGGACACACACGCGATCGTGCTGACCGGGGCGGCCAGTCTGGTGGCGGGTGCGTTCTCCATGGCGCTGGGTGAATTCACGTCGGTATCGACGTCCAACTCGCAGATCGAGCACGAGGCGAGCGTGGAGCGTCGGGCAATCCAGCTGCACCCCGATGCCGAGAAGAAGGAGCTCATCGCCATGCTCGGCGATATCGGGCTCTCGCCGCAGACCGCGGCCGCGGCCGCCGACGAGATTCACCAGGACGAGAACACCGCGGTGACGATCCACCTCACCCGAGAGCTCGGCATCAATCCCAACGACACTCCGTCGCCGTGGGTGGCCGCGATCTCCTCATTCCTGACGTTCTCGGTGGGTGCGGTGGTGCCGCTGATCCCGTTCCTGTTGGGATTCGCGTCACTGCTGGCGGGGCTGGTCTGCGGGGGAGTGGGTCTGCTGGTCGCCGGGTGGGTTGCCGGACGCTTCACGGCGCGCGCACCCTGGCTGAGCGCATTGCGACAGTTGGCCTTTGGCGCCATCGCTATCGGCGCCACCTACGTGATAGGTCATCTGATCGGCGTCGCAGTGAACTAGCGTCGCGACGCGCGAAGCTGAGAATGTGCTGAGAGCGGGCAAACCGGCTGGCAGAATTGTGAAGTGAATTTCACCAGGGTGCCGCTGAAACCCGATGAATTGGCGCAGGCGGCCGTCATGGCCGCGCTCACCGCCGCCATGGTCATCGTCGGGGTTGCCCTGCCGATCTTGGGTGCCGTCCAGCTACTCGGTGCCGTACCCATGGGTCTGCTCGGATATCGCTACCGTGTCCGGGTGCTGCTGGCCGCAGCCGTGGCCGGCGGCGTCATCGCCTTCCTGCTCGCCGGGCTCGGCGGTTTGATCGCCATGGGCAACTGCGTCTACATCGGTGGCCTTACCGGCGTAGTGCGCCGACGCGGACACGGCATGCCCCTGCTGACGGTGCTCGGGGTGATTTGTAGCGCGATCATCGCTGGTTTGGCAGTCGGTGCGCTGGCCCTGCTGAACCGGATGCGCACCTTGCTCTTCGATGCCCTGCGCGCCTCGCTGGAGGGCCTGTTCAAGATGATCGGCCACATCCCGCACCTGGAGCCCGTGGGAGTCAATGCGACGAACGCCATCGATTTCGCGATGCGCAACTGGGTGTGGTTCATCGGTGGCATCGTCTTCGTATTCGTCCTGTTCAACGCGTTGTTCGGCTGGTGGGTGCTCTCTCGTGTGATCAAGCGGCTGGCCGTGATTCCCGATGTGCACCAGCTCGACCCGCCGACGCCTGCGGGTGCGGTGGGTCCGGTGCCCGCGCGCCTGCGGGATGTGCGATTCCGCTATCCGCGCGGTGAATCCGATGCGCTGGCACCGCTTTCGATGAGCATTGAGGTCGGCGAGCATGTCGCGATCACCGGGCCCAACGGCTCGGGCAAGAGCACCTTGATGCGCATTCTGGCCGGGCGTGAACCCACGTCGGGGGAGATCGAGCGGCCGGGTTCGGTGGGGCTCGGCGCCATCGGGGGCACCGCAATCGTCATGCAGCACCCGGAAAGTCAGGTGTTGGGTACCAAGGTTGCCGACGACGTGGTGTGGGGCCTGCCCGCCGATCACGACGTCGACATCGAGGGGCTGCTGCGCGAAGTCGGCCTGGAGGGGATGGCCGAGCACAGCACCTCCTCACTGTCGGGCGGGGAGCTGCAACGTCTGGCGGTGGCCTCGGCCCTGGCGCGCGACCCCGCACTGTTGGTGGCCGACGAGATCACCAGCATGGTCGACCCGAAGGGGCGTGAGGATCTGCTGGGTGTGCTGTCCCGGCTCACCGATCAGCATCAGATGTCACTGGTGCACATCACCCATTTCCAGTCCGAGGCTGCCGCCGCAGACCGCGAGATCGCGTTGCGTGCGGTCAACGGCAAGACGGCGACCACCGCGATTCAGACGGTTCCGGTGCCCACCACCACGGCTGCGCGGCCCGATACCGAGTCGCCCGTTGTTCTCGAGTTCGATTCCGTCGCACACCAATACGCCAGCGGAACACCCTGGGCGAAAACCGCATTGCACGACGTGTCGCTGGCCGTGCACGAGGGCGACGGTGTGCTCATCCATGGCGGAAACGGTTCGGGCAAGTCGACGCTGGCCTGGATCGCCGCCGGCCTCACCAAACCAACCTCCGGGCAGTGCCTGCTGGACGGCAAGCCGGTCTCCGATCAGGTCGGGTCGGTGGCCATCAGCTTTCAGGCCGCCCGGTTGCAGCTGCTGCGCAGCCGCGTCGACTACGAAATAGCTTCGGCGGCAGGATTTTCCGTTCGCAATACCGACCGTATCGTGGCTGCGCTGGCCAGCGTCGGGCTCGAAGCAGACCTGATCAAGCGTCCCATCGATCAGCTCAGCGGCGGCCAGATGCGGCGGGTGGTGCTGGCCGGCCTGCTGGCTCGTTCACCGCGCGCCCTGATTCTCGACGAGCCACTCGCGGGTCTGGATGCCGAGTCGCAGGCGGGTCTGCTGCGGCTACTGGTCCAGGTACGCGAGCGTGAACGGCTCACCATCGTGGTCATCTCGCACGACTTCGATGGCATGCAGGAGCTGTGTCCGCGCACGGTGCACCTGCAGTCCGGGGTGCTGCTCCCTGAATCGGTCGGGTCGGGGAGTCTCTCATGACGACGACACGTGCACCGCGTCGCCCGGTGGTTCTGCTGCGCCCGGTCCCCGGAACCTCCCCGATCCATAGGTTGTGGGCTGGGACCAAACTTATTGCGGTATTCCTCATCTCGGTACTGCTGACGTTGTTCCCGACCTGGACGGCGATCGGGGCAGTGGCGGCTCTGGTGATCATTACCGCGTGGCTGGCCCACATCCCGCGCGGTGCGGTGCCCACCATCCCGATCTGGATGGTGGCCTTGGTGATCGGGGGCAGCCTCACCGTGTTCTTCAGTGGCGGGCCGCCGTTCTGGCATATAGGCGGACTGACCATCGGCTTCCACGGCGTGCTCGCGGTGGCGCGCACGACTGCGGTGGCGCTGGTACTACTCGGCACGGGAGCCATGGTGTCGTGGACGACCAACGTCTCCGAGATCGCGCCCGCCGTGGCGCTACTGGGACGCCCGTTGAAAGTCTTCGGCATTCCCGTCGACGAACGCGCCGCCACCCTCGCGTTGGCGCTGCGTTCGTTCCCCATGCTCTCCGACGAGTTCCGGGTGCTCATCGCGGCCCGCAGGCTGCGCCCACCGCAGGTGCGTGAGGGCAGACGCGGGCTGGGCTGGGTGGCCGAGGTTGTCGACATGCTGACCGCGGCCATCACCGTCGCGCTGCGGCGTGCCTCCGAAATGGGCGATGCCATCACCGCGCGCGGCGGCAGCGGGCAGATCGCGGCACATCCGCATCGGCCAGGCCGGTGGGATGCCGTGGCCCTGCTGGTGCTCATCACGATCGGAACGGCGGTCGTTTTGTTCGAGGTGCTGTAGCGGCGCTACTTAGCGTCGAGTGTGCCGATGGTGTCGATTTTCGGCGGAATCTCGACCGTATCCGCACACTCGGCGCGGCGCTACTTCTCCAGGGCCTTGTTCGCCGCCTGCTGTGCTTGTTGCAGCGCGGTGTGCACGTCCAGACGGCCCAGGAACATCTCGGCGAAATACGGTTTTAGCGCGGCGAATCCGGCTCCGAATCCCTGCCCGCCCGGAGCCGCGATCTGCTGGCCGTTCAGCACCTCAAAGAACGGGGCCACGTCGACGCCCTTACCCGCCCAATGCTGAAAGTAGGGCTCGCGCGCGCTGAGCACCGCGGGGATGGCTGAGCCGCTGCGGCCCAGGAAGGAGTTGCCCTCGGCGCTACCCATCCAGGCCAGCGTGCGTGTGGTCGCCTCGGGGTGCGGTGAGGACGAATTGGCGGCGGCCACAATGCCGTTGGTGACGCTGACCCGACCCTCGGGCCCGGCCGGCATCATCGCCACACCCCAGGGGAAGGTGGCGTTGGCCTGGATCTGGGCCAGGTTGTAGGTGCCCGATTGAAACAGTGCCATCCGTCCCTGCAGGAACTGGTTGCGTGAGAAGTCGTTGTTGGAGTTGGTGTCGGCGGCCGAGGGCGCCACCTTGTCGACGTTGATGAGATCGACCAGGTAGGTGAACGCCATCTCGGCGCGGGGGTTGGCGAAGGCGAACTTGTCACCGGCCTGGAAGACGGCGCCTGCCGACCCGAGGTAGTTCAGGTAGATGCCCTGCAAGTCGTTGGCGGCGTTGTACCCCCAATGCCCGGGCCGGGTGAGCCGGTGCAGCATCGGGCGCAGGGTGTCGGCGGCGGGGTCGGCATCCCAGCGCAGCTCCGCCAGCTCGGCCGGGTCCACCTGAGCCTCGTCGAGAAGATTCTTGTTGTAGTACAACGCAATCCCGGCATCACTGAGCTGCGGGACACCCCAGAGCTTGCCACCGCGGGTGAACTGGGCGACGACTGACGGATCCCAATCTTCTTGCGGATCAACGGGGACAAGGTTCCCTGTATCGGCGTAATCGGACAGGTAGGCGTTACTGAGCCAGAAGATGTCGTCGGCACCATGCCCGGCCACATCAGTGCGCAGGCTGTTGAAGTAACTCGCGTACGACGTCACCGTCACCGCGACCTGGATGTCGGGGTTGCGCCGGGTGAACTCGTCGAACGAGCTGCGGTAGGCGTCGGCCACCTGCTGGTCCCATACCCGCACGGTGACCACTGTCTTGCCGTGCGGTGTCTTCGGAATGCCGAGCCATCCGGCGATTCCGAACAGCAGCAGGGCGACCAGCCCGAGCGTCAGGGCGGCACGCGTGGAGGACTTCATCACTTGAGTCCGCTCAAGGTGATGGACCGGACGATGTACTTCTGGAACGCCACGAACAGGATCACCAACGGCACGATCGCCACGGTGGTCGCCGCCATCACGATCGGCCACTGCGCGTTGAACTGAGATTGCAGCCCAGCCGTGGCGACGGTGAGCACCCGCCAGTTGCCGCCACTGGTGATCACCAACGGCCACATGAAGTTGTTCCACTGCGACACCACGGTGATGAGGGTCAGCGTGATGAGGATGGGTCTGCTGACCGGCACCACCACATGCCACAGGATGTCGAGCGTGTTGGCGCCGTCCAGGCGTGCCGCACGGATCAGGTCGTTGGGGATGGTGCGGAAGTGTTCACGCAGCAGGAAGATGGCATAGGGCGATCCGAACATGAACGGGATGACCAACGCCCAGAACGTGTTCCGCAGTCCTACCTGCGTCAGCATCAGATACATCGGCACCACGGTCACGGTCGCCGGAATCATCAGCGTGGCCAGATACACCCAGAACAGTCCGTTGCGCCCCGGGAACTGCAGCCGCGCAAAGGCATACGCGGCCAGCACGGAGAACGTCAGTTGCCCGATCACGATGATCGCCGTCATCAACACCGTCACCAGCGCGGCGCGCCCGAACCCGGCATCGGCCAGCCCGGTGTAGTTGGCGATCGTGAACGGATTCGGCGGAGCCAGCGGGGATTCGGCAGAGAACTGCCGCGTGGTCTTCAGCGATGCCGACAGGGCGAACAGGAACGGCCCGAGGGTGAGGGCTGCGCCCAGGATCAACAGGAGATAGACGAGCGCATTCCTAGACCAGGTCATAGCTCACCCGCGTCCGGAAGTAGCGGTGCTGAATCACCGTGACCGCGACCAAGATCAGGAACAGGATCAGCGACATGGCGGCCGAGTGTCCCACGTGGGCGGACTCGAATGCCTCGGCATACACGCGGTGCGCGGCCAGGTCGGTGCGGTTTTGCGGGCCACCGCCGGTGAGCGCGTACACGGTGTCGAAGGTCTGCACCGCACTCACCACTCCGGTGACGAGCACGAAGAAGAACGTGGGCCGCAGCATCGGCAGGGTGATGCGTCGGAACCGCTGCCAGGCCGTCGCGCCGTCCACCCGGGCCGCGTTGTGCACATCGCCCGGGATGGCCAGCAGACCTGCCATGAAGAACAGCGCCACGTAGCCGACGTTCGTCCACACACTGACCGCCGCCACCACCGGTAGCGCCAGCGAGGGATCGGTGAGCCATTCGATGCGCTGCCCCAGCAGAGTGTTGATCGCGCCGTCGGTGGGCGCCAGCATCCAATGCCACAGCACGCCGATGGCCAGCGGCGCGCAGATCCACGGGATCACGTAGATGGTGCGGAACAGCACGGTGCCGGGCAGCCCGCGCACCAGCAGTGTCGCCGCCAGCAGCCCCAGCACGGTCTGCAGCGGGATCACCAGCGCCACAAAGATCAGCGTCACCAGCAGGGAGTGCCCGAAGGCGCCGTCGGTGAACACCGAACGCCAGTTGTCGAGGCCGATGAACTCGATGGGGCCCAGCAGATCCCACCGGCACAGGCTCAGCCACACCACCACCAGGATCGGCAGCAGGAGAAACGCGGTGACGCCGAACAGGCTCGGGGCCAGCAGCCCGTATGCGACGGCTGTCTGCCGCGACCTACTCACCGGAACATTAAACCGCGCGCAGCCACCGGTGTGGCATAGGTACGGTTGAGCGCGTGACTCGGTCCGTAGATTCCGAATTCCTGGCGCTACCTCGCGCTGAACTCGCCGACGCCGCCTTGAACGCGGCGCGCGCCGCCGGTGCCAGCTATGCCGATCTGCGCATCCATCGGCTCATCAACGAGGAGCTGATGCTGCGCGACGAGCAGGTCGAGACCGCGGTGTCCGGACGCACCATCGGTCTGGCGGTGCGGGTGATCGTCGACGGCACCTGGGGATTCGCCTCGCATGTGCAGCTCGACACCACTGCGGCCGCTGACACCGCGCGCCGGGCCGTGGCCGTCGCACGCGGGCTGCGCAGCCTGAACCGCGAGCGTGTCGAGCTGGCCGATGAGCCCGTCTACGCCGACGTCCAGTGGGTGTCCGAGTACGAGATCGACCCGTTCGGAGTGCCGCAGGCCGACAAGATCGCGGTGCTGCAGGAGTATTCGGCCCGGCTGCTGGCCTCCGACGGGGTGGACCACGCCTCGGCGTCGCTGACGGCGGTCAAGGAGCAGACCTTCTACGCCGACACGTTCGGCTCGTCCATCACCCAGCAGCGGGTGCGGGTCATGTCGCAGCTGGACGCGATCGCCGTCGACGCCGCCACCGGATCCTTCGAGACCATGCGCACCCTGGCCCCGCCGATGGGCCGCGGCTGGGAGGCGATCGGCAGCGACGGGGTGTGGGACTGGAGCACCGAGCTGCGTGAGATCCCCGAGCTGCTCACCGAGAAGGTGAAGGCGCCCAGCGTTGTGGCCGGCCGCACCGACCTGGTGATCGACCCGACCAACCTGTGGCTGACCATCCACGAATCCATCGGCCATGCCACCGAATACGACAGGGCCATCGGCTACGAGGCCGCCTATGCGGGCACCTCGTTCGCGACCCCGGACAAGCTCGGCACCATGAAGTACGGCTCGCCCGTCATGAACGTCACCGCCGACCGCAACGAGGTCCACGGCCTGGCCTCGGTCGGATACGACGACGAGGGGGTGGCCTCGCAGCGCTGGGACCTGGTGCGCGACGGCATCTTTGTCGGCTACCAGCTGGACCGCGTGTTCGCGCCCCGGCTCGGTCAGGAACGTTCCAACGGCTGCTCGTACGCGGACTCGCCGCACCATGTGCCGATCCAGCGGATGGCCAATGTGTCGCTGCAGGCCTCCCCGGACGAGCGCTCGACCGACGACCTGATCTCCGGAGTCGAAGACGGCATCTACATCGTGGGCGACAAGTCGTGGTCAATCGATATGCAGCGCTACAACTTCCAGTTCACCGGGCAGCGGTTCTACCGCATCCGCGGTGGCAAACTGGACGGCCAGCTGCGCGACGTCGCCTACCAGGCCACCACCACCGACTTCTGGGGTTCGATGGAAGCCGTTGGCGGGCAATCCACCTGGCGCCTGGGCGGAGCCTTCAACTGCGGTAAGGCCCAGCCCGGACAGGTGGCGGCGGTGAGCCACGGCTGCCCGTCGGCACTGTTCCGCGGCGTGAACATTCTGAACACCAAGCAGGAAGGCGGTGCCGCGTGATCCCCGCACAGCAGGTCGCCGAGGATGTCCTGGCCGAAGCCGCTCGACGTGGCGGCGCCGATGACACCATCGTCTTGATCCAGGACAGCAGCGAGGCCTCGCTGCGCTGGGCGGGCAGCTCCATGACCACCAACGGCGAGTCGGTCAAGCGCAGCATCGCGGTGGTATCGATTCTGCGGCAAGGCGATCAGACCCGGGTCGGCTCGGTGCTCACCGAGGACGCCGATCCCGCCGCACTCGCGGAGCTGGTGGCGGCCAGCCAAGCCGAGGCCGCATCGGCGCCACCGTCGCGCGATGCCATGCCGCTGCTGGGCCCCGGCGACGCGGCGGGGGAGAGCTGGGACGCGGCGATCTCACCGACCGGCGCCGACGCGTTCGGGTCGCTGGCGGCCGACTTGTCGACGGGCTTCGACGGCCCCGACACCCTGTACGGATACGCCCGTCACGAACGCCAGACCACATTCCTGGCTTCGTCGACCGGGCTACGCCGCAGGTTCACCCAGCCCACCGGCCAGGTGGAGATCAACGCCAAACGCGGTGTGGGCAGCGCCTGGGCCGGGGTGTGCACCCCCGAGTTCGTCGATGTGCCCACCGAATCACTGCTGCGCCAGCTCAATGAACGGCTGACGGCCGCACAGAATCAGATCGAGCTCAAGGCCGGTCGCTACGAGACGCTGCTGCCGCCGTCGGCCACCGGCGACCTCATGCAATACCTGGTGTGGACGATGGGCGGGCGCGGCGCGCATGAGGGACGCAACGCCTTCGCGGCACCGGGCGGCACCCGGCTCGGGGAGCGGCTCACCGAGCTGCCGGTCACGGTGTATTCGGACCCGTCGTACCCGGGGCTGGAAAGCAGCCCGTTTGTGGCGACCCCGATTTCGCGGGAATCGTTGTCGGTCTTCGACAATGGTGTCGGCATTGGGCGCGTCGACTGGGTGCGTGACGGCGTGATCAACGCGCTGAGCTACTCGCGTGCCGACGCCGCCGAGTTCGGTGCCGCTCCCACGGTGGTCGCCGACAACCTCATCATGACCGGAGAAGGCGGCGCGACGCTCGAGGAGATGATCGCCGCCACCGAGAACGGGCTGCTGCTGACCACCCTGTGGTACATCCGCGAGGTGGACCCGACGACGCTGCTGCTGACCGGGCTGACCCGCGACGGGGTGTACCTGGTGCGCGACGGGCAGATCACCGGCGCCGTCAACAACTTCCGGTTCAACGAGAGTCCGATCGATCTGCTGCGGCGGGTGACGCAGGTGGGCGTCACCGAGTACACGCTGCCGCGCGAGTGGAGCGATTACGCGACGCGCCAGGCCATGCCGGCGTTGCGGATCCCGGACTTCCACATGTCCTCGGTGAGCGCCGCCCAGTAGGGCTTTGTGCGCCGAACCGAGGCGCTCGACGAGCAGAGTCCGGATCGCGCCCTACGGGTAGACGGTTACCCGTCCGGCCGCGTCCGGGTATCTGCGGGACTGGACGTAAGCCTCTCCCGCAGAACGCATCATCGCATTCGAATGTGCGATCGCGAACGGCCGCAGGAACGGGGTGTCGCCGTCCTTGTTGATGTAGTAGCTGTGGGAGTTCGCGCAGCCGGGGCTCTTGAACACCAGGTTCTCGGTCGCGGCCACGGCCCGATCGAAGAACTGGTCGAAGGCGTCCTGACTGACCTCCACGCGCGTCGCGTGCCGGGTGATGCCGTCGGCGATCATGTCGGTGGCGTGACTGGTGCACATCTTGATGGTGTCGAACCAATTGAACCCGACCACACCGTAGGGTCCGGGTGCCAGGAAATAGTTGGGGAATCCCGGCACCGCGACGCCCTGGTAGGCGCGCACGCGATTGTTTTCCCAGAAGTTGCCGAGATCCTGCCCATCGATGCCCTGCACCGAATAGGGCAAGTCGAACACCTTGAACCCGGTTGCGAGGATCAGGGTGTCGAGGCGGTGCAAGACGCCATCGGCGGTTTCGATTCCCTCGGGGACGATCCGGGCGATGGATTCGGTGACCAGATCGACGTCCGGGCGGGCGAATGTCTCAAGGTAGGTGGCCGAGGCCGAGGGCCGTTTGCACGCGAAACCATAAGTGGGAATGAGCTTCTTGCGCAGCTCGCGATCCTTGATACGTGCCCTCATGCTGGCCTTGACCACGGCGCCCGCGATCTTGGTGGCATACGGGAACTGCTTGTAGTGCACCACGCCGACGGTTTGCACCAGATCGCCGCCGAGCCCACCGCCGAACCTGATGGACCGCAGCAGGAAGGGCGTGTATCGCAATACTTTCCGAAGGAAAGGAGGTATCGACGGGTTCGTCTTGGGGCCCACATAAATGGGGGTGCGCTGGAAAACGGTCAGATGCTTCACTGTGTCGACGATCGCCGGGATGATTTGGATGCCGGAGGCCCCGGTGCCGATCACCGCGGCCCTCTTGCCTGCCAGCGGATAGTCGTGATCCCACTCCTGCGACAAGATCGTCTTGCCGGCAAAGGAATCCAGCCCGGGGATATCGGGCACCGCGGGCGTGCTCAAGGCGCCGTGGCAGGAGACGACGAATCGAGTGGTGATCTCGAATTCGCCGTCGGCGTCCACTGCGTGCACCCGCCAGAGGTCGTTGATCTCGTCGAACACGATGCCACGGACGGCGGTGTTCAGCCGTAGCTTGTCCCGCAGCCCGAATTTGTCGGCGCAGTCCTGCGCGTACTGGCGAAGTTCACTGCCGGGTGCGAACATTCGGGACCATTTCGGGTTGGGCGCCTCCGCGTAGGAGTACGCCATCGAAGGGATGTCCACCTCGATGCCCGGATACGTGTTGTGCCACCAGGTTCCGCCGACCCCGTCGGATTTCTCCAGGATCAGGAAGTTCTCGATCCCTTTCTTGCGGAGCCGGTTTCCGGC contains:
- a CDS encoding flavin-containing monooxygenase, which produces MTTFSAARAVDDNALPAYKDLLVPDLVAVVIGAGFGGLAAGNRLRKKGIENFLILEKSDGVGGTWWHNTYPGIEVDIPSMAYSYAEAPNPKWSRMFAPGSELRQYAQDCADKFGLRDKLRLNTAVRGIVFDEINDLWRVHAVDADGEFEITTRFVVSCHGALSTPAVPDIPGLDSFAGKTILSQEWDHDYPLAGKRAAVIGTGASGIQIIPAIVDTVKHLTVFQRTPIYVGPKTNPSIPPFLRKVLRYTPFLLRSIRFGGGLGGDLVQTVGVVHYKQFPYATKIAGAVVKASMRARIKDRELRKKLIPTYGFACKRPSASATYLETFARPDVDLVTESIARIVPEGIETADGVLHRLDTLILATGFKVFDLPYSVQGIDGQDLGNFWENNRVRAYQGVAVPGFPNYFLAPGPYGVVGFNWFDTIKMCTSHATDMIADGITRHATRVEVSQDAFDQFFDRAVAATENLVFKSPGCANSHSYYINKDGDTPFLRPFAIAHSNAMMRSAGEAYVQSRRYPDAAGRVTVYP